Proteins co-encoded in one Papaver somniferum cultivar HN1 chromosome 5, ASM357369v1, whole genome shotgun sequence genomic window:
- the LOC113283398 gene encoding threonylcarbamoyladenosine tRNA methylthiotransferase-like translates to MDDIEDMLVGNDGAPPGFRLPVMSVGLNPKLRQKKKKNEDTPNLKHLTQDIPSNPSPQVPGTQTIYMKTFGCSHNQSDSEYMAGQLSAFGYALSDNPDDADLWLINTCTVKSPSQSAMDTLIVKCKTAKKPLVVAGCVPQGSRDIKELEGVSIVGVQQIDRVVEVVEETLKGHEVRLLTRKTLPALDLPKVRKNKFIEILPINVGCLGACTYCKTKHARGHLGSYTIDGLVERVKAVAAHGVKEIWLSSEDTGAYGRDIGTNLPTLLNAIVAVLPPDRSTMLRIGMTNPPFILEHLKEIAAVLSHPCVYSFLHVPVQSGSDPVLTAMHREYTVSEFKKVVDTLLELVPGMHIATDIICGFPGETDENFAETVNLVKEYKFPQVHISQFYPRPGTPAARMKKVPSAIVKKRSRELTSVFESFTPYQGMEGQIERIWITEIATDGVHLVGHTKGYIQVLVIAPEAMLGTSTDVKITSVGRWSVFGEVIDTPKSDMEKETGSRERKSIDEKMFACSGVPTYPNESLPCSDMDESCACSREPEPCACAGQSCGESNLVDKTTAKTEDGNRKNLIGWLLRKRKVLNGTERLETKSGLESEDKQDTSKGNTVRSSAIDRALLVAMLISFLTILGLLVLIGFRIQFP, encoded by the exons ATGGATGATATCGAAGATATGTTAGTCGGAAACGATGGAGCTCCTCCTGGATTTCGTTTGCCGGTAATGTCTGTTGGTTTAAACCCTAAACTAcgccagaagaagaagaagaatgaagatacACCCAATCTCAAACATCTAACTCAAGATATTCCTTCTAATCCTTCTCCTCAAGTCCCTGGAACTCAA ACTATATACATGAAGACTTTCGGATGTTCGCATAACCAG AGTGATAGTGAATATATGGCTGGTCAGCTTTCAGCATTTGGATATGCGTTGAGTGATAATCCTGATGATGCAGATCTTTGGCTGATCAATAC ATGCACAGTGAAATCTCCTAGCCAGTCTGCTATGGACACGCTAATAGTGAAATGCAAAACTGCCAAAAAGCCACTGGTAGTGGCAGGATGTGTTCCTCAGGGAAGTCGAGATATAAAGGAGCTAGAAGGGGTTAGCATAGTTGGAGTACAGCAAATTGAccgtgttgttgaagttgtggagGAGACTCTGAAAGGTCATGAGGTGCGGCTTTTGACTCGCAAGACATTGCCAGCTCTTGACCTTCCAAAG GTGAGGAAGAACAAGTTTATAGAGATTCTTCCAATAAATGTTGGTTGTTTGGGTGCTTGCACTTACTGCAAGACTAAGCATGCTCGTGGGCATTTGGGAAGCTACACTATAGACGGTCTT GTAGAGCGTGTAAAAGCTGTCGCAGCTCATGGAGTTAAGGAGATATGGTTAAGTAGTGAGGACACCGGAGCATATG GCCGCGATATTGGAACCAATCTTCCGACTTTGCTAAATGCTATTGTTGCGGTACTCCCCCCTGATAGAAGTACTATGCTTCGAATTGGGATGACCAATCCACCTTTTATTCTAGAACATTTAAAAGAGATAGCTGCGGTCCTCAGTCACCCGTGTGTATATTCTTTTCTTCATGTTCCAGTCCAATCTGGAAGTGACCCTGTTTTGACT GCAATGCATCGAGAATATACTGTGAGTGAGTTCAAAAAAGTGGTGGATACTCTTCTCGAACTAGTACCTGGGATGCATATTGCTACTGATATAATTTGTGGTTTCCCTG GTGAAACTGATGAAAATTTTGCTGAAACTGTCAACCTTGTTAAAGAGTACAAGTTTCCTCAGGTTCATATCTCACAGTTCTATCCAAGACCTG GAACACCTGCAGCAAGGATGAAAAAAGTCCCAAGCGCTATAGTAAAGAAGCGGAGCCGTGAACTTACTTCAGTATTTGAATCATTTACTCCATATCAGGGAATGGAGGGGCAAATAGAGAGGATATGGATTACTGAAATTGCCACTGATGGAGTTCACTTG GTTGGTCATACGAAGGGATACATACAAGTCCTCGTGATTGCTCCTGAGGCCATGCTAGGCACTTCAACTGATGTGAAGATTACCTCAGTTGGAAGGTGGTCAGTTTTTGGTGAGGTGATCGATACTCCAAAAAGTGATATGGAAAAAGAAACAGGTTCTCGTGAAAGAAAATCAATTGATGAGaaaatgtttgcctgctctggagTACCTACTTATCCCAATGAAAGTCTTCCTTGCTCTGACATGGATGAAAGTTGTGCATGTTCAAGAGAGCCGGAACCTTGTGCATGTGCAGGTCAAAGTTGTGGGGAGTCTAATCTTGTAGATAAGACTACTGCAAAGACGGAAGACGGAAACAGGAAAAACTTAATTGGATGGCTACTGAGAAAACGTAAAGTACTAAATGGAACGGAGAGGTTGGAAACCAAGAGTGGATTAGAATCCGAAGACAAACAAGACACATCAAAAGGAAACACAGTGAGGTCCAGTGCTATAGATAGGGCTCTACTGGTTGCAATGCTCATAAGTTTTCTAACCATTCTAGGTTTGCTGGTGCTGATAGGTTTTAGGATACAATTTCCTTGA